The Streptomyces sp. NBC_00440 genome contains a region encoding:
- a CDS encoding glycine--tRNA ligase: MAADKIDTIVSLSKRRGFVYPSSEIYGGQRAAWDYGPLGVELKENLKRQWWRYMVTAREDVVGLDSSVILASETWEASGHVATFSDPLTECTSCHKRFRADHLEEAYEEKHGHAPANGLADLNCPNCGNKGTFTEPKNFSGLLSTHLGPTQDSGSVAYLRPETAQGIFTNFGQVQQTSRKKPPFGIAQMGKSFRNEITPGNFIFRTREFEQMEMEFFVKPGEDEQWQEYWMEQRWNWYRDLGMREENMRWFEHPKEKLSHYSKRTADIEYRFRFGGSEWGELEGVANRTDYDLGAHSKASGTDLSYFDQEKGERWTPYVIEPAAGVGRAMLAFMLDAYIEDEAPNAKGVMEKRTVMRLDPRLAPVKVAVLPLSRNPQLSPKAKGLATDLRRNWNIEFDDAGAIGRRYRRQDEIGTPFCVTVDFDTLDDNAVTVRERDTMKQERVSLDQIQSYLGGRLLGC, translated from the coding sequence GTGGCCGCCGACAAGATCGACACCATCGTCAGCCTGAGCAAGCGCCGTGGCTTCGTCTACCCCTCCAGTGAGATCTACGGTGGTCAGCGTGCCGCCTGGGACTACGGGCCGCTGGGTGTCGAGCTGAAGGAGAACCTCAAGCGCCAGTGGTGGCGTTACATGGTCACCGCGCGCGAGGACGTGGTCGGTCTCGACTCGTCGGTCATTCTGGCCTCCGAGACCTGGGAGGCGTCGGGCCACGTCGCGACCTTCTCCGACCCGCTGACCGAATGCACCTCCTGTCACAAGCGCTTCCGCGCCGACCACCTGGAGGAGGCGTACGAGGAGAAGCACGGCCACGCGCCCGCGAACGGCCTCGCCGACCTCAACTGCCCCAACTGCGGCAACAAGGGCACCTTCACCGAGCCCAAGAACTTCTCCGGTCTGCTCTCCACCCACCTCGGCCCGACCCAGGACAGCGGCTCCGTCGCCTACCTGCGCCCCGAGACGGCGCAGGGCATCTTCACCAACTTCGGCCAGGTGCAGCAGACTTCGCGCAAGAAGCCGCCGTTCGGCATCGCGCAGATGGGCAAGTCCTTCCGGAACGAGATCACTCCGGGCAACTTCATCTTCCGCACCCGCGAGTTCGAGCAGATGGAGATGGAGTTCTTCGTCAAGCCGGGCGAGGACGAGCAGTGGCAGGAATACTGGATGGAGCAGCGCTGGAACTGGTACCGCGACCTCGGTATGCGCGAGGAGAACATGCGGTGGTTCGAGCACCCGAAGGAGAAGCTCTCCCACTACTCGAAGCGCACCGCTGACATCGAGTACCGCTTCCGCTTCGGCGGCAGTGAGTGGGGCGAGCTGGAGGGCGTCGCCAACCGCACGGACTACGACCTCGGCGCGCACTCCAAGGCGTCGGGCACCGACCTCTCCTACTTCGACCAGGAGAAGGGCGAGCGCTGGACGCCGTACGTCATCGAGCCCGCGGCGGGCGTCGGCCGGGCGATGCTGGCCTTCATGCTCGACGCGTACATCGAGGACGAGGCGCCCAACGCCAAGGGCGTCATGGAGAAGCGCACCGTGATGCGCCTCGACCCGCGCCTGGCGCCGGTCAAGGTCGCGGTCCTGCCGCTCTCCCGCAACCCGCAGCTCTCGCCGAAGGCCAAGGGCCTGGCGACCGACCTGCGCCGCAACTGGAACATCGAGTTCGACGACGCGGGCGCCATCGGCCGCCGCTACCGTCGCCAGGACGAGATCGGTACGCCGTTCTGCGTCACGGTCGACTTCGACACGCTCGACGACAACGCGGTGACGGTGCGCGAGCGCGACACGATGAAGCAGGAGCGGGTGTCGCTGGACCAGATCCAGTCGTACCTCGGCGGCCGCCTGCTGGGCTGCTGA